The sequence below is a genomic window from Falsibacillus pallidus.
CGTATACAATTTCCTGAATGATTTTCATCACGACTCCGCCTAGCTGCTGATCCTCAACTACAGGCATATCAGTAAATAGCTGCGGGCCGCTTAAGTTTAAATTAGACAACGTCCCTGTTGGAACACATAGTGACATGGACTGCAGCCATGAAGAAGCGTCTGCATATGTCTGGTATAACGGCGTATCGGCAAAAATGATCAATGCGCAAGCGGGGGTTAGAAGTATACCGCCGGCGAAGACATAGCCCATTTTCTTCAAACCATTTAATTGATATTGATCCGGCAGTTTGTTTACTAATGGCCACCACATAAAAACGGCATAGATAAACAGCACCGCAGTATATGTAACGTGAAGAGTTTCATTCATTTTTACCGTATCAAAAATGATTGGTACATGATAGAAGGAAAACAATCCATTGAACAAGATGAGTGCAATCAATGGCTTCGTAAAGAAATGAAAAATTGGCCTGATGATCGGCAAGTTAATAAACGACTGCCAAACCCAATTGGGGATCCCTGTCATCATGATTGGAGGTAAAATCAAATATAGTACAGCCATCTGGATCATATGGACAGAAAAAAGAATATGGCCTAGAAGATCAATCGGGGAGCCTTTTATCACATAAAGGATGATAATGGACCCTGTAAATTGGATTGCTTGTACCTTTTTCAGCGGCTCACTGTTTTTAAAGCGTTTACGATAAACAACAGTCAACATGAAATATAATCCTAAAATGATGATAAGCGAGAGTATTAAATATGGACTCCACAATGCTCTGAATCCGAAAATAGATAAGGACACGGTTGTTCACCTCTCTTTACAGTACTTACATTTTCCATTATACGTCCAGAGTCCGTATACTTCAATATTCCTTGAAATAACTTATTGACAGATTATAGAACAGAAAAAAGCCTCCCTGCGTTTGCAGGGAGGCTTCGCTTTTCTTGATCCAGCTTCATCGCCCAGCCCCTCGAGTCATAAGCCGTACCTCTACGGAAATCAGGA
It includes:
- the ctaG gene encoding cytochrome c oxidase assembly factor CtaG, whose product is MSLSIFGFRALWSPYLILSLIIILGLYFMLTVVYRKRFKNSEPLKKVQAIQFTGSIIILYVIKGSPIDLLGHILFSVHMIQMAVLYLILPPIMMTGIPNWVWQSFINLPIIRPIFHFFTKPLIALILFNGLFSFYHVPIIFDTVKMNETLHVTYTAVLFIYAVFMWWPLVNKLPDQYQLNGLKKMGYVFAGGILLTPACALIIFADTPLYQTYADASSWLQSMSLCVPTGTLSNLNLSGPQLFTDMPVVEDQQLGGVVMKIIQEIVYGILLGQIFFQWFKKEQKDSDRINEEALKAFQNSKIHEPRPIK